TTGAAGCTCCTCTAAGCACGATTCCGGTATTTTTGCGGGACGGAAAACAAGAGTATCTTATCGGCAAAATATAATATTCTATCGGGTTTCATGGAGAAGCAGGATGAATGCCTGCTTCTCTTTCGAGCAAGGCGTATCTCTGGTTACGTGAGGAGTTCCAGCACATGCAAAAGTGAGGGAGCTAAGATATGAGATTCTGTTTGTACAATGAACAAAAGGCATCTGTTCTTTCCGTCATGGACGAATTTAAGGATGCAATCAAGAAAATGGCACAAGAACGCGCGAATAAGAGCGCGAGAATTTATCCCCTGCTTACTCGTGAGGAGTATGAAGCTTACCCACAATCATTTCGCGGGGTTGTGAATGGACCTTATTATCTGCTGTACTCTTTAAACGAAGACATGGAGAGCAAGCTAGAATTGTTTGAGAGGAATGGGAGGCGAAGGAAACATTGGCTTCCCGTTCCAAGGCAAGTAACCTAGGTAAGCAGCAGCAGCCAAATTCCCGCGTCTCGACCTGAATCTTATACCGAAACCGGCTACTCTGTAGTTATTATTTTTGAATGGTATATTCATCTCTCCCCAACTTCCGGAATTGATCCGGTGTGATCCCTTGAGACTCTCGAAATTTGCGGATAAAGTATGAGCTCTGTGAAAAACCGAGCCATTCCGAGATACGCTTCATGGTCCAATCTGTGGAAGCCAACAGATGTTTCGCTTGAACGATTCGGCATTCCAATAAATACTCTACGGGACTTACCCCCATTACCCGATGAAATTCCCTGCTTACATAATATTCGCTGTAACCGGATATTTCCGCCATGTCTTTCAAGGTTATGGTTCCGCGGCAATTCGCATGTATCCAGTCGGCCGTCTGCAGCATCTTCTGCCGAAGCAGCGATGTCCTGCCTGCATGCAAACTTTCACTTTCGTGTATCAGCTCTACAATGATTTCATAAAGCAAAACGGAAATACGTCTCTCATACTCGTGTACAAAATCGTTGCCGTAAGCCAGCAGTTCGTCCAGCAGCTCAGGCAAGCGTTTTGTCCCTTTCCACGAAAACAACCAAACCTCATCTCTATCCGCGTTGTTAAACAGGGAACTAATGCCCGCTCCTTCAAAGTGTACCCACCGAAATTCCCATGGGTCTTCCGGATCTGCTTCGTAGCGCTGGGGCATATGAGGGTAATAAAGGAAGCCCGTACCCGCCCCCAAAGCCGTCTTCCGATCCCCTTGAATCACATACCCCTTGCCTTTTGTTATTAAATGCAGATTCCAGACAGGGCATTGATCGGCCGAACGATTCTCCCTATGATTCGGCTCGTCATAGTAATGCCCGAAGGAATCCGGGTAACATGCGTAGCCGTTAACGCGAGGCCTAGGCAAATAATGGTAAACCCTCATTCTTACCTCCCTGCAATCACAAATTATTCATATTCATATTGCAAAATCTTGTGATTTACATCGTATTTTCTAGAGAATATAATTGGCTCTATCGAATGCTTTACACAAAATAATAGCATATATCGAATGGAAAAAGGAGATGAGATGACCGACGACCAAAAAAATTAAGATTCAATGCTATATAGCACTACCTATTCCGAAATGAAAATATAACATTATGAAATTGGGGGAGTGATGCAGGTTTGTCTTCGACTTCGATACCAGTGCAACACGACAGATCTGTAAAGAAGAGAGGATTTTGGCATGTCCTGCTTCGGCAGAAATATCTCTATTTCTTGTCCGTACCGTTTGTCATTTGGGCATTTATATTCAGTTATTTGCCGATTTGGGGATGGACGATGGCGTTCCAGAAGTTTAGGGTAGGACGTTCCTTCTTTGAACAGCAATGGGTCGGTCTTGATAACTTTCGTCTTTTGTTTCAGGACGATCAGTTCTATAACGCACTCAAGAATACGATGGCCATGAGTGTGATGGGGCTAATTGCGGGGTTCGTGTTCCCGATCTTCTTTGCCATTATCTTGAATGAAGTACGCGTTTCTGTCTTTAAGCGTTTTGTGCAAACGGTTTCTTATTTGCCTCACTTTGTTTCCTGGGTAGTCGTTGCGGGAATTGTAACCAAGATGCTCGCTACGGACGGCGTTGTCAACGATCTTCTGGTCGGTTGGCACATTATCGATGAACGCATACAGTTCATGGCCAACGAGAATCTGTTCTGGTACGTCGTCACCAGCTCGGATGTCTGGAAAGAGACGGGCTGGAACGCGATCATTTATCTCGCTGCCATAACAGGCGTCGGCGCCGATTTATACGAAGCGGCTCGTGTAGACGGGGCCAGCCGGATTCGGCAAATCTGGCACATTACGCTGCCGGGGATTCGTTCGACCATCATTATATTGCTGATCATGTCGATTGGTAACTTACTTAGCATCGGCTTCGAGAAACAGTTTCTCCTCGGAAACAGCCTGGTCAGGGAAAAATCCGAGGTGCTCGATCTGTACGCATTAAATTACGGTCTCGGTATGGGACGCTACTCGTTCGGCACCGCGATCAATATTTTCAACTCCGTTATCAGTTTAATCTTGCTCTTTGTATCAAACGGCATTTTTAAGAAATTGACGAAAGAAAGCATCATGTAAGGAGAATATAGATGGACAAACAGACCCGCTTGAGAGCGAACTTGCCGGACCGATTTTTCGATATTTTTGTCTATACGGTCATCCTCCTGGCGACAATTTGCACGCTCTATCCGTTTCTGAACGTGCTGGCCATTTCATTGAACGATTCGACGGACACGGTGAAGGGAGGCATCACGATATTTCCCCGCCACCTGACGTTTGAGAATTACTCGCTGATCTTTTCGTTCCCGGGGCTCCTAACCGGTCTGAAAATCTCGATTCTGCGAACCTTGGTCGGAACGCTTCTGGGACTGATCAGCGCATCCATGCTGGCATACGCGCTGAGCCGGAGGGACTTTCAAGGACGCAAATTCATCTCGACCTACCTGGCGCTTACGATGTATATCTCCGGAGGGTTGATTCCATTCTACCTCCTGATGAGAGATCTTCATCTGCTCGGGACGTTTGCAGTGTACGTGCTTCCGGGCATAGTAAGCGCTTTCAATGTGTTCATCGTCCGATCCTTCATTGACGGGCTTCCATTCGAGATGCAAGAATCGGCCATGATTGACGGAGCCAACGATTTCACGATATACTGGCGAATTATTCTGCCGCTTACGAAACCGGCGCTTGCAACGATCGCGCTGTTCCTCGCGGTCGGCCAATGGAATTCATGGTTCGACACCTACCTGTATAACGGTTCTAGTGAACATTTGACTACGCTGCAATTCGAGCTAATGAAGGTTTTGCAGAGCACGCAGCTCGGCTCCGGCGGCGACCCTAACGCGCAGACGATGAGTCAAGTCATGAACCGGATATCGCCGGATTCCGTCAAAATGGCCATTACAATCGTTGTTACAGTTCCGATTCTGCTCGTTTACCCGTTTGTGCAAAGATACTTCGTCAGGGGCATGACGCTCGGCGCTGTAAAGAGTTAGATGATCTCGTATCCGGTATCGACAGGGCTGCCTGTTTATACAATATCAAACGAAATTCAAAAGGGGAGAGTAAGAATGACAACAAAGATTAGTAGAAGTGCGAAAGTGGTTACGGTGTTGGCTCTTACGCTTGGCCTGCTGGCAGGCTGCGGTGGAAACACGACTAACAAGCCTGAGGATACTGGTCAGCCTGCAGCTTCGACGAACGATAACGATTTGAGCCCGGTCACGTTCTCCTTCTTCGGTGCCGATCCTAATCCGAACTGGAACAAGATGCAGGACGATGTCGGCAAAGAAATCACAAAGCTCACGGGCGTTACGCTTGATGCCGAATTCCCGGTAGGAGATGCTTCGCAAAAGGTGGCTCTGATCGCAACGAGCGGCCAATACCCGGATCTGATCAGTCCCAAGGCGGAACTGAACAAGTTGGTAGACGCAGGGGCCATGCTTGATCTTACCGATCTCATCGACAAACACGCCCCCAACATCAAAAAGATGTTAGGCGATCAAATCAAGCGTCTGCGCTACAGCAACGATGACAAATCGATCTATGTTATTCCGACTTACTCTGCCGTCGATCAAGTTAACTTCGTCGCAGCCGGCGGATTCAGTCTCCAGCACCGCGCGGTAAAGGAAGCCGGCTACCCGCCGATAAAGACGCTGCAAGATTACGAGAATGTCATCAAATCCTACCTGGATAAGCA
This is a stretch of genomic DNA from Paenibacillus sp. sptzw28. It encodes these proteins:
- a CDS encoding sugar ABC transporter permease, which produces MQHDRSVKKRGFWHVLLRQKYLYFLSVPFVIWAFIFSYLPIWGWTMAFQKFRVGRSFFEQQWVGLDNFRLLFQDDQFYNALKNTMAMSVMGLIAGFVFPIFFAIILNEVRVSVFKRFVQTVSYLPHFVSWVVVAGIVTKMLATDGVVNDLLVGWHIIDERIQFMANENLFWYVVTSSDVWKETGWNAIIYLAAITGVGADLYEAARVDGASRIRQIWHITLPGIRSTIIILLIMSIGNLLSIGFEKQFLLGNSLVREKSEVLDLYALNYGLGMGRYSFGTAINIFNSVISLILLFVSNGIFKKLTKESIM
- a CDS encoding carbohydrate ABC transporter permease, which encodes MDKQTRLRANLPDRFFDIFVYTVILLATICTLYPFLNVLAISLNDSTDTVKGGITIFPRHLTFENYSLIFSFPGLLTGLKISILRTLVGTLLGLISASMLAYALSRRDFQGRKFISTYLALTMYISGGLIPFYLLMRDLHLLGTFAVYVLPGIVSAFNVFIVRSFIDGLPFEMQESAMIDGANDFTIYWRIILPLTKPALATIALFLAVGQWNSWFDTYLYNGSSEHLTTLQFELMKVLQSTQLGSGGDPNAQTMSQVMNRISPDSVKMAITIVVTVPILLVYPFVQRYFVRGMTLGAVKS
- a CDS encoding AraC family transcriptional regulator codes for the protein MRVYHYLPRPRVNGYACYPDSFGHYYDEPNHRENRSADQCPVWNLHLITKGKGYVIQGDRKTALGAGTGFLYYPHMPQRYEADPEDPWEFRWVHFEGAGISSLFNNADRDEVWLFSWKGTKRLPELLDELLAYGNDFVHEYERRISVLLYEIIVELIHESESLHAGRTSLLRQKMLQTADWIHANCRGTITLKDMAEISGYSEYYVSREFHRVMGVSPVEYLLECRIVQAKHLLASTDWTMKRISEWLGFSQSSYFIRKFRESQGITPDQFRKLGRDEYTIQK